A stretch of DNA from Micromonospora sp. WMMD1155:
CCAACCCTCGCCGTCCCAATAGCGCCGGGTCTCGGTGTCGGCGGGGTCGACGTACCAGCCGGGTTGCACACTCACGCCGTCGCTCCGCTTCGCTGCCTGCTGGTTCGCTCGCTGCGCTCGCTCACGTGGACACCTTAACGACGACGGTTCCGGCGAACTTGTCGTGGAGGCACTGCTGCCACGGCTTGTCCCAGAGCTGCCACAGCCCGTCGGCGTAGCTGCATCCCGGGACCAGCGAGCCCGCCAGGTGCTGCACCAACCACCGTCGGCCGGCCATCCGCCGGTCCAGGGTCTGGGTCGGGTCGAGCGGCACCACGCGCAGCTTCATGACCTTCTTGCCGAGGGTCTGACCGCCACGCTTGAGGTATTCCACGTGATAGAGCCAGTAGAGCCCGAGCATCAGCACGAACAGCGCGAGCTGGAGCAGCAGGATCGGCAGGAGGAACTCCAGGAAGAAGGTACGCGGGTCGGGCTCCACCAGGGTGCCGTCCGGGTTGGTCTGGTGCAGCTCGGTGAACATCCGCCACCACAGGACGATGAAGACCGGCATGAACAGCACCAGCAGGACGGCGGTCGCCAACGCCGTGTCGATCAGCCAGGCCAGTAACCGGTCACCGAAGCCGGCCAGTGGCTGTCCGCTCGGGCTCAGCGGCGGAGGTGGTGGCGGGCCGGGTGGTCCGGCGTACCACTGCGGTGGGGCGTACCCGGGTGGGGCGTACTGCGGCGGCGCGGCGTACCCCTGGGGGTGTGGTCCGGGCGGCGGCACGACGCCGCCGGCGGCGGGCTGAGGCCCACCGGCCGGCGGCGTCGGGTACGACGGAGGCTGCGTCACGCTCGCAAGTGTTACAGGTTGCCGCGGGCTTCCTGCTCACGCTCGATCGCCTGGAACAGCGCCTTGAAGTTGCCCTTGCCGAAGCCCAGCGAACCGTGCCGTTCGATCAGCTCGAAGAAGACGGTCGGGCGGTCCTGCACCGGCTTGGTGAAGATCTGCAGCAGGTAGCCGTCCTCGTCCCGGTCGACCAGGATCTTGCGGGCCTTCAGCTCCTCGATCGGCACCCGCACCTTGCCGATGCGCTCGCGCAGCTCCGGGTCGTCGTAGTACGAGTCCGGGGTGTCCAGGAACTCCACCCCCGCGGCGCGCATCGCGTCGACGCTGGCCAGGATGTCGTTGGTGGCGACGGCGATGTGCTGGGCGCCCGGGCCCTGGTAGAACTCCAGGTACTCGTCGATCTGGGACTTCTTGCGGGCGACGGCCGGCTCGTTGAGCGGGAACTTCACCTTGCGGGTGCCGTTCGCCACGACCTTGCTCATCAGTGCCGAGTAGTCGGTGGCGATGTCGTCGCCGACGAACTCCGCCATGTTGGAGAAGCCCATCACCCGCTTGTAGAACTCGACCCACTCGTCCATCCGGCCCAGCTCCACGTTGCCGACCACGTGGTCGACGGCCTGGAAGAAGCGCTTCGGCTGGATGCCGGCGGCGATCATCGGCTGCCGGTCCACGATCGGACCGCGGGCCACGAAGCCGGGCAGGAACGGGCCGGTGTAGCGGGACCGGTCGACCAGGGTGTGCCGGGTGTCGCCGTACGCGGCGATGGCGGCCATCCGGACGGTGCCGTGCTCGTCGGTCACCTCGTGGGGCTCGACGACGCTGGCGGCGCCCTGGGCGATGGCGTGCGCGTACGCGGCGTCCACGTCCGGGACCTCCAGCGCGATGTCGCTGACCCCGTCGCTGTGCTTCGCCACGTGCTCGGTGCCGTCGGCGTCCGGGCGCACCGCGCCGGTCAGCACGAAGCGGGCCGAGCCGCTGGTCAGCACGTACTGGGCGTGGTCCCGGTAGCCCTGCTCGGGGCCGCGGTACGCCACGCAGGTCATGCCGAAGGCGGTGGAGTAGTAGTGGGCGGCCTGCTTGGCGTTGCCGACCAGGAAGTGCACGTGGTCGAGACCCCGGACCGGGAACGGGTCGTGGCTGATGTCGTGGTCGACAGCGCCGACGAGCCGGTCGACGTCGACGTCCTCGGTCGACTGGGGTCGGTCGATCGCCTGGGTCATGGTGGGCTCCCTCGCGTACCGGCCGGCCTCGTGGGCCGCCGTTGTCGGTTCTTGTGGCGAGGATCGCTGGCCCGGCGCCGAGTGGGCAACTGTCGACGGAAGTGCTGGTCAGGTTGCGCATTCGGTATGGTCTGGACCCATGAATGGTGAGCAGAATGTACAGCTCGACGCGCTCGACGTGCGCTTGATCGAACTGCTCGCCGAGGAGCCGCGGATCGGGGTGTTGGAGTGCTCCCGGCGGCTCGGGGTGGCCCGGGGCACCGTGCAGGCCCGGCTGGACAAACTGGTGGAGCGGCGGGTCATCGAGGGTTTCGGCCCGGAGATCGCACCGGCCGCGATCGGGTTCGGGGTGACCAGCTTCGTCACCCTGGAGATCAGCCAGCGGCACGGCCACGACCCGGTCACCGCCCACCTGGCGGCCATCCCCGAGGTGCTGGAGGCGCACACCATCACCGGCTCCAGCGACCTGCTCTGCCGGATCGTGGCCCGCTCCAACACCGACCTGCAACGGGTCATCGACCAGATCGTGTCGTCCGCCGGCATCACCCGGGCGTCGACGATCATCGCGTTGGCGGAGCAGATCCCGTACCGCACGCTGCCGCTGGTACGCAGCGCCGTCCGGGCCGAGGGAAAGGCGCTGTAACACCTCCGAGCCCAGAAAGCGTGGCGACACGGCGGCGCGGGCGTACGGAAGATCCGCGATCGTGGCTACGGTGTGCGGGTGGCGAAGGGGAGCGTGCGCGGTGGGCTGCTGCTCGGCGTCGCCGTGGTCGTCGCCCTCGCCGCGACCGGCGTGTGGAACCCCTTCCCCGGTCTATGGGAATGGGTGGACCGCAGCGAACCCATCTCCGAGCCCGACGTGGTGTGGCAGCAGCGGGTGGGTGGGACTCCGCGCAGTGTGACGATCGCCGGCGACGCCGTCGTGGTCGAGCAGCGCACCCGGGTCGAGGCCCGCAGCCTGGCCACCGGCGCGCAGCTCTGGGAGCGCAAGGCGGACTGGTCGGCGGTGGCCGGCGGCGACCGGGACGCGGTCGTCGCCGTGGGCAAGCTCCTGGTCAAGGGGTACGAGCTGCTCGACCCGACCACCGGCGCGACCCGGCGACGCGACGACGACGCGGTGGCCGTCTGGACGTACCGGAATCTGCTCCTCGACGCCCGCTGCACCGATGCCACCGACTGCACCCTCAGTGCCTGGGATCCGCGCGGGACCGCACCACTCTGGACGGCCTTCCTGCCCGGTGTGCACAGCGGCCTACTGGCCGACAACCCGGGCCTGCGCGGCACCCGTCGACTCACCGCGACCCGGATCGACGACGGGGTGGCCGGGGCGGAGACCGCGCCACCGCTGCTCGGCTTCCCGGTGGACGGGCGGGTGCACGTGGTCGACACCGCCACCGGCCGGGTGTTGCAGAACGTCGAGCCCGCCCGGGACGAGCGGCTGTCGGTGGTGGGCGGCCGGATGCTGCGGATCGCGGCCCGCTCCCAGGACGGCGCCTGTTACTTCGCCATCTCCGCCCGGGACCCGGCGACCGGGCAGGAGGCCTGGCAGCGGGCCGGGGTCAACCTGCGTACCGCCGACTCCGCCGGCTGCGTGCAGCGGGAGGACCCGCAGGGCGCCCGGAACGTACTGATCGGGGTGGGCCCGGACGGCCGCGAGGCGGTCATCGACGGGTACGACGGGAGGCTGCTCTGGGTCGGCGAAGCGGGCACCAAGTTGATCGCGGTGGACGACCGGGTGGCGGTGTTCCGGGCCGCCGACAAGCGCTCGGTGGTCGCCCGTGAGCTGGGCACCGACAAGGTGCTCTGGACCCGCCCGGCCAGTGGCAAGGCCGGTGCCGCGCTCACCCCGTACGCGGCGGTGGTCGCCGACGAGAAGCCGTCCCGCCTGGTCGCCGTGGACCCGCGCAGCGGCCGGGAGCTGGCCGCCCTGCGCACCTCGGCGAACGCCCTCGCCGTCGGGTCACAGGGCATGATCGTCGGTGAGGGGCGGGAGATCGGGTACGTCCGCTTCGGCGCGGCCGGGGGCTCGCCCACCCGACCTCCCGGCAACGGTGGGAATCCCGCCCCGGGTGGCACCGGTCCCGGCGGGCCGAACAACGGCGACTGCGGGCCGAAGGGTGAGCTGTGCCCGGGGCCGGAAGGTGGCAAGGACGGCTGAGCACGGTTCACCTGCTCGTCGGCACGACGGCTGGGCGGAGTTCACCTGCTCGTCGGCACGACGGCTGGGCGGGGTTCACCTGCTCGTCGGCACGACGGTCGGGCGTTCGACGCGCGGCGGATGAGAGCGGCGTCCCAGGACGCGCCCGGCGGGTGGGAGTGATCGACCGGTCTGCCCTAGGCTTGCCGCTCATGAGCAGTGCCGCCGCATTCTCGTACGCCCCTCTGCTGCCGACCGGCCCGGACCAGACGGACTATCGCCTGGTCACCGACGAGGGTGTGGACGTCGTACACGGCCCGGGAGGCCGCCGGTTCCTCACCGTGGAGCCGGCCGCGCTCACCGCGCTGACCGCCGAGGCGATGCACGACATCGCGCACTTCCTGCGCCCCGCGCACCTGGCCCAGCTCCAGGCGATCATCGACGACCCGGCGGCCTCGCCGAACGACCGGTTCGTCGCGTTGGACCTGCTGCGCAACGCCAACATCGCCGCCGGTGGCGTGTTGCCGATGTGCCAGGACACCGGCACCGCGATCGTGATGGGCAAGCGCGGCCGGCACGTGCTGACCGACGGGGGCGACGCGGAAGCGATCTCCCGGGGCGTCTACCAGGCGTACACCAAGCTCAACCTGCGTTACTCCCAACTCGCCCCGCTCACCATGTGGGACGAGCGGAACACCGGCAGCAACCTGCCGGCGCAGGTGGAGCTGTACGCCGAGGACCCGGACGGGCACCCGGACGCGTACAAGTTCCTGTTCATGGCCAAGGGTGGTGGCTCGGCCAACAAGTCGTACCTCTACCAGGAGACCAAGGCGCTGCTCAACCCGACACGGATGATGCAGTTCCTGGAGGAGAAGCTGCGGCTCATCGGCACCGCTGCCTGCCCGCCGTACCACCTGGCCATCGTCATCGGCGGCACCTCAGCCGAGTACGCGTTGAAGACCGCGAAGTACGCCAGCGCCAAGTACCTCGACGCGCTGCCCACCTCCGGCTCGATGAGCGCGCACGGCTTCCGGGACCTGGAGCTGGAGGCGGAGGTGCTGGAGCTGACCCGCAACTTCGGCATCGGCGCGCAGTTCGGCGGCAGGTACTTCTGCCACGACGTACGGGTGGTCCGGTTGCCCCGGCACGGCGCGTCCTGCCCGGTCGCGATCGCCGTCTCCTGTTCGGCGGACCGGCAGGCGGTCGCCAAGATCACCCCGTCGGGCGTGTGGCTGGAGCGCCTCGAAACCGACCCGGCGCGGTTCCTGCCCGAGGTCACCGACGACTCGCTCGACGCCGAGATGGTCGTCCGGGTGGACCTGAACCGGCCGATGGGCGAGATCCGCGCCGAGCTGTCCAAGTACCCGGTGAAGACCCGGCTGTCGCTGTCCGGCCCGCTCGTGGTCGCCCGGGACATCGCCCACGCCAAGATCGCCGAGCGGTTGGACGCCGGTGAGCCGATGCCGCAGTACCTGCGCGACCACGCGGTCTACTACGCCGGCCCGGCGAAGACCCCCGAGGGGTACGCGTCCGGCTCCTTCGGCCCGACCACCGCCGGTCGGATGGACGCCTACGTGGAGAAGTTCCAAGCCGCCGGGGGCTCCCAGGTGATGCTGGCCAAGGGCAACCGCTCCGGTCAGGTGACCCGTTCCTGCCAGCAGCACGGCGGCTTCTACCTCGGCTCGATCGGCGGCCCCGCCGCCCGCCTCGCCCAGGACTGCATCAAGCACGTCGAGGTCCTCGAATACCCGGAGCTGGGCATGGAGGCGGTCTGGAAGATCGAGGTGGAGGACTTCCCGGCCTTCATCGTGGTCGACGACAAGGGCAACGACTTCTTCGCCGAGGTCACCAAACCGGTGCTCACCATCGGCCGCCGCTGACCGACACGTACGCGAAGGGGCGCCGGACGAACTCGCCCGGCGCCCCTCTGCCGTCCGTGCTCTACCGACATCGGTACGCCCGCCCCGCTGGGGTGGGAACGGGCGCACCGCCCCCGTCGGATGCCGTCACCAGCAACACACAGCGAGTCTGCTGAGCGCCACTGTCGATCCACTCTCAGATCACTCTCGCCTGCTCGAAGCGATCAGTCACCGCCGGACTACTCTGCTGGAAGTTGCATCACTGATGCGGGAGAGCACATGCGGTTCGGGATCCTGGGACCCCTGCGCGTCGGCGGTGGCGAGTCCACCGTCACCGCGGGGCGCGACCGGATCGTGCTCGCCATGCTGCTGTTGCGCTTCGGCCGGCTGGTACCGGTCGACGAACTGGTCGACGCGGTGTGGGAGGAGCGCCCTCCGGCCACCGCCAGAGCCCAGTTGCAGACCTGTGTGTCGCGGCTGCGCCGCCGGTTCACCGAACTCGGGCTGGCGCCTGAGCTCATCGTCACCGACCCGGCCGGCTACGGCATCCGCACCGCACCGGCTGACCTGGACGCTCAGGTGTTCGCCCGAGGTGTGGAGGCCGCCCGTGCCGCCGTCGCGGCCGGTCGCCTGGCCGAAGCGGGTACGGAGTTCCGCGCCGCCCTGGCACTGTGGCGAGGTCCGGCGCTCGGCGGCATCCCGAGCAGCAGCGTCCGTCGTCGCGCGCAGGCACTTGACGAGCAGCGCCTCAACGCCCTGGAGGAGTGCGTCGACGTCGAGCTGCGCCTCGGGCGGGCCACCGAGCTGATCGGGGAGCTGGCCGAGAGCGTCGACCGGCATCCGCTTCGGGAGCGTCTACGCGGTCAACTGATGCTGGCGCTCTCCTCGGTCGGGCGGCAGGCCGACGCACTCGCGGTCTACCGGGAGGGCCGTCGTCTCTACGCCGACGAGCTGGGCATCGAACCGGGCGCCGCGTTGCAGGAGATGCACCAGCGGGTGCTCGCCGGCGACCTGGCTCTGGCCGGCCGGGAGGCCCGACCCGTCGGCCCGATCCGTGCGCTGCCCCGGGCGATCGGTGACTTCGTCGGCCGGCAGGAGACGGTGGCCCGTCTGGTCAAACAGATCGAGGAGGACGGCAGTCGCATCCAACTGGTCGACGGGATGCCCGGCAGCGGCAAGACCGCGCTCGCCGTGCACGTCGCCACCGCACTCGTCGACCGCTATCCCGACGCGCAGCTCTTCATCGACCTGCACGGGCACAGCGAACGCCGACCGTTGACGCCGGCCACCGCCGCGGCGACCCTGCTGCGTCAGCTCGGCGTGCCGCCGGAGCGGTTGCCGGAGAACCCGGACGACCGGTTGGCGTTCTGGCGGACGGAGCTGGCCGGCCTGCGTGCCCTGGTGGTGCTGGACAACGCGGCGACCGCTGACCAGGTGGAGCCCCTGCTGCCCAACGGCTCGCACTGCCTGGTCCTGGTCACCAGCCGTCACCGGTTGGTCGGGCTCGACGAGGGCCGGCCGACGTCGTTGCCGGTCCTCGACCCCGACGAGGCGATCGAGTTGCTCGGTCGGGTGGCCGGTGTGGAGAGGGTCGCCGCGGAACCGGAGGCCGCGGCCGAGGTGGCGCGTCGCTGCGGCCACCTTCCCCTCGCCATCCGGTTGGCCGGTGCTCGGTTGGCGCACCGGCCGCGCTGGCGGGTCGCCGACCTGGTCGAGCGGCTGGTCACCGGGGCGGGCCCGCTGGCCGAGCTGACCGCCGGCGAACGTTCGGTGGGGCAGGCGTTCGCCCTGTCGTACGCGCAGGTCTCACCGTCGGCGCAGCGGATGTTCGCGCTGCTCGGCCTCCATCCGGGTGGCCACCTGGACGTCCAGGTGGCCGCCGCCCTCGCCGACCTGCCGCTGGCCGACGCGCAGGACGTGCTGGACGAGTTGGTCGACGCGCACCTGGTGGAAGAGGCGCCGCCGGGCAGGTTCCGGTTACACGACCTCCTCCGCGACTACGCCCGGCTGCTGCTCGTACCCCCGGAGCGGCAGGCCGAGCGTCGAGCCGCGGTGGATCGGCTGCTGGATCATCACCTGTCCGTCGCGCTGGCGATCGCCCGGTCGATCGAGGCGGCCGGCAGCCGCCCCAACCTTCCGGTGCGTACGCCCGGCCGACCCGACCTGCTGGGCGTGCCGGTGGCCAGGGAGCGCGCGTGGTTCGAGGAGAACCACCCCGGCCTCACCGCCCTGGTCCGCGTGGCCGAGGAGGAGGACTTCCCGGTCGAGTGCTGGCAGTTGGCGCGGGCCTGCTGGCGGCTCAACTTCGACGGCGGGCACCTGGACGAGCTGATCGAGACCCACACGATCGGGCTTCGGGTCGCCCGACGGCTGGGCGACGAGGCGGCGGTCGCCACCATGCTCAACTACCTCTCCTCGGCGTACTTCCGGCTGGCCCGTTTCCCGGAGGCGATCAGGACGATGGAGGTGGCGCTCAGGTTGCGCCGTCAGCTCGGGCTGCGCAGCGACGTACTCACCACGCTGTGGAACCTGGGTATCTCCTACGCGGCGAACGGTGACCTCCGGCAGGCCGAGGCGAAGTTCGACGAGGCACTCGGTCTGGTCCGGGTTCCAGCCGACGCTCACGCGCTGACCAACCTGTTGAACAACCTGTCCTACGCGTTGATCGGTGCAGGCCGGTACGACGACGCGCTGCGCCTGACTCGGTTGCACCTGCAGTTGGCCCGGCAGACGAAGGACTTCCGGCAGATCAACAATGCGATGGGGCACCTCGCGATGGTGCGGCACCGGATGGGGGATCTCGGTCCTGCTCGCCGTCTGCTGCGGACCGCGCTGTACCTCAAACGACGCGATGGTAATCGCTTCGGCGAGGGGGAGGTGATCAACGAGATCGCTGTGCTGGAGCGCAACGCCGGACGGCCGGATCATGCCGCCGCACTGCACCGGGAGGCGTTGGTGGCGATGGTCGATGCCGGCGATCGGGTCGGCCAGTGCGCCTCCCGTAACCTCCTGGCCCGGGCGATCCTGGAGCAGGGAGACGTGACGAGCGCCCTCGACCTGCATCGTCGGGTGCTGGTCGACGCTTCCGGCCTTGGTGCACGCTACGAGCAGGGCCGGGCACTGGAGGGCATCGCCCGCTGCCTGCGGACGACCGACCCGGCGGCAGCTCGCGCCCACCTGACCCGGGCGCTGTCCCTGTACCGCCAGATCGACGTGCCGGATCGACACGAGGCGGAACGGCTGCTGGCCGAGTTGGGCTGACGGATCATCTGCGAGTCGGCCATCGGCGCGGCAGGATGGTATGCGTGACGACTCCAGAGGCGACCGGTTACCGCATCGAACGTGACTCGATGGGCGAGGTGGAGGTGCCCGCCGAGGCGCTGTGGCGGGCGCAGACCCAGCGTGCGGTGCAGAACTTCCCGATCTCCGGCCGAGGCATCGAGCCGGCCCAGATCAAGGCCCTCGCGCAGATCAAGGGTGCGGCGGCCGAGGTCAACGGCGAGCTCGGCGTGATCGACGCGAACGTGGCCGCCGCGATCACCGCCGCCGCCGCGCACGTCGCCGACGGTGGTTACGACGACCAGTTCCCGGTCGACGTCTTCCAGACCGGCTCGGGAACGTCGTCGAACATGAACACCAACGAGGTGATCGCCACCCTGGCCAGCCGGGAGTTGGGCTCGCCGGTGCACCCGAACGACCACGTCAACGCCTCGCAGTCCAGCAACGACGTCTTCCCGTCCTCGATCCACCTGGCCGCCACCCAGTTCATCGTGGAGGACCTGCTGCCGTCGCTGAACCACCTCGCCGCCACGTTGGACGCAAAGGCGGCGGAGTTCGAGACGGTGGTCAAGGCCGGTCGCACGCACCTGATGGACGCCACGCCGGTCACCCTGGGCCAGGAGTTCGGCGGGTACGCCGCCCAGGTCCGCTACGGCGTCGAACGCCTGGAGGGCTCGCTGCCCCGACTGGCCGAGCTGCCGCTGGGCGGCACCGCCGTCGGCACCGGAATCAACACCCCGCTCGGCTTCGCCGCCGCGGTGATCGAGAAGCTGCGTGAGTCGACCGGGTTGCCGTTGTCCGAGGCACGCAACCACTTCGAGGCGCAGGGCGCGCGCGACGCGCTGGTGGAGACCTCAGGCCAACTGCGGACCCTGGCCGTCGGCCTCTACAAGATCGCGAACGACATCCGGTGGATGGGTTCCGGCCCCCGGGCCGGTCTCCGCGAGCTGCGTATCCCCGACCTCCAGCCCGGCTCGTCGATCATGCCCGGCAAGGTCAACCCGGTCGTCGCGGAGGCGATGCGGCAGGTCTGCGCCCAGGTGGTCGGCAACGACGCGACAGTCGGCTTCGCCGGCTCGCAGGGCGACTTCGAGCTGAACGTGATGCTCCCGGTGATGGGCCGCAACCTGCTGGAGTCGATCCGCTTGCTGTCCGCGGTGAGCCGACTGTTCGCCGATCGGCTGGTGGTCGGCCTGGTCGCGGACGCCGAGGTCTGTCTGGCGTACGCCGAGGGCTCACCGTCGATCGTCACCCCGCTCAACCGCTACCTGGGGTACGACGAGGCGGCCTCGATCGCCAAGGAGGCGCTGGCCAAGCAGACCTCGATCCGCGAGGTGGTGCTCTCCCGGGGGCACGTCGACTCGGGCAAGCTCACCGAGACCCAGTTGGACGAGACGCTGGACCTGCTTCGGATGACCCACCCCTGACCTGCTCGAGGCGGTCGCCGCATGGTTTCGTCCAGCCCAGGAAGCGGGTGAAGAGCGCCGCGGGGTCCGGGCCGTCGTGCGGGTTGAGCCGGTACAGGTCGGCAGCCGCATCGTGCAGGACCGCGCACAGGTAGACGCTCAACGCGATCCGGTCGTCGGCGTACTCCTGACAGAGGGTGAGCCGGGCCACCGGGCACGGCCAGGGCGCGGCGCAGACCCGGCAGAGCCAGAGCGGGCGCAGCGGCAGGTGGGGTCGGCGTGGCGTCGTCGCTCGGTCGTCCAGGGCGGTCCAGGACATGGTGTTGCCGTCCTTTCGAGCTGACTCGTTTGTGGCATCACCCCGGGCTGGGCTGCGTTGGGTTGGGCTGCGCCAGCGCGATCTTGTTCGGCCGGTCGGCCGCTCGGTCGGTCGGCCGCTCGGCCGCTCGGTCGGTCGGCCGCTCGGTCGCTCGGTCGCTCGGTCGCTCGGCCGCTCTGCCGCTCTGCCGGTCGGCCGGTCGGCCGCTCGGCCGCTCGGTCGCTTGGGTGGTCGGGGATGTCCTGTGCGGACGCTTTGGAGCTGAATCGTTTGCGGCATCAATCTCGCGTCCGGGCGGGGCGGGTTCTGGGCGGGGCGGGTTCTGAGTGGGGGGTTCTGGGCGGGGCGGGTTCTGAGTGGGGGGGGGGTCTGGGCAGGGTCGGCTTTGGATGGGTCGTCTGGGGTGGGACCGCCCGGCACGGGGGAGCGGGCGGTCCCGTGCGGACCGCCGGGATCCCGGGGGACGGGGAGCGGTGCCGCACTTCACAGTCTGGTGATCGGACGACTACGGTCGGAAGGGTTTGGTTGCGTCGTCACAGCCGCCCTGTGTTCGGTGGTGACACCGTTGGCGACCGGCTGGAATCAATCGTCGGCGGGGTGGAGGGCGGCTGGCATGGCCGATGGGCAGATGACGGCGGCGGCGTTCCTGATCGCGGAGCTGCGTCGGGCGCGGGTCCGGCGGGGTTGGAGTCAGGACGAGTTGGCGAAGGCGGTCAACTACTCGGCGTCGAAGGTCAGCGCCGTCGAGTTGGGCCAGCAGCCGCCCACCGTGAAGTACCTGGAACTGGTCGACCGAGCCCTGGACACCGGCGGCCTCTTCGGCCGCATGTCGACTGAACTGGTAAGCCTGGACAAAGCTCAGGTCTGGCTACGCGGCTGGCGAGCGATCCTCGCGGAGGCGCGTGCCCTCCGGTGGTTCGACCCGCTGCACGTTCCCGGGCTGTTGCAAACCGAGGCATACGCTCGCGCGGTCTTCGAGTCGGACCGGCTGCTCGACGCCGAAGAGGTGGAGCGCCGGTTGACTGACCGGATGGAGAGTCAGCGGGTTCTCCACGGGGACCGCCCGCCGCACCTGGTCGCTGTGCTCGATGAGTCGGTGTTGCGGCGGTGCGTCGGGGGTCGGAAGGTGATGTGTGAGCAGGCTCTGCACCTGGCACGCTTGGCGACCGAGCACCCACGAGTTCAACTGCACGTCGTGCCGCGCTCTGCCGAGGAGTACCCGGGCCTGAACGGACCCTTCATCCTCGCTACGGTGGCCGATCACAGCGACCTCGCCTACCTTGGTGGCCAGATCGGCGGCCAGGAACTCGACCAGCCTGCGGATCTGTTGCGTCTACAGTG
This window harbors:
- a CDS encoding RDD family protein translates to MTQPPSYPTPPAGGPQPAAGGVVPPPGPHPQGYAAPPQYAPPGYAPPQWYAGPPGPPPPPPLSPSGQPLAGFGDRLLAWLIDTALATAVLLVLFMPVFIVLWWRMFTELHQTNPDGTLVEPDPRTFFLEFLLPILLLQLALFVLMLGLYWLYHVEYLKRGGQTLGKKVMKLRVVPLDPTQTLDRRMAGRRWLVQHLAGSLVPGCSYADGLWQLWDKPWQQCLHDKFAGTVVVKVST
- the hppD gene encoding 4-hydroxyphenylpyruvate dioxygenase, which translates into the protein MTQAIDRPQSTEDVDVDRLVGAVDHDISHDPFPVRGLDHVHFLVGNAKQAAHYYSTAFGMTCVAYRGPEQGYRDHAQYVLTSGSARFVLTGAVRPDADGTEHVAKHSDGVSDIALEVPDVDAAYAHAIAQGAASVVEPHEVTDEHGTVRMAAIAAYGDTRHTLVDRSRYTGPFLPGFVARGPIVDRQPMIAAGIQPKRFFQAVDHVVGNVELGRMDEWVEFYKRVMGFSNMAEFVGDDIATDYSALMSKVVANGTRKVKFPLNEPAVARKKSQIDEYLEFYQGPGAQHIAVATNDILASVDAMRAAGVEFLDTPDSYYDDPELRERIGKVRVPIEELKARKILVDRDEDGYLLQIFTKPVQDRPTVFFELIERHGSLGFGKGNFKALFQAIEREQEARGNL
- a CDS encoding Lrp/AsnC family transcriptional regulator, yielding MNGEQNVQLDALDVRLIELLAEEPRIGVLECSRRLGVARGTVQARLDKLVERRVIEGFGPEIAPAAIGFGVTSFVTLEISQRHGHDPVTAHLAAIPEVLEAHTITGSSDLLCRIVARSNTDLQRVIDQIVSSAGITRASTIIALAEQIPYRTLPLVRSAVRAEGKAL
- a CDS encoding PQQ-binding-like beta-propeller repeat protein, with translation MLLGVAVVVALAATGVWNPFPGLWEWVDRSEPISEPDVVWQQRVGGTPRSVTIAGDAVVVEQRTRVEARSLATGAQLWERKADWSAVAGGDRDAVVAVGKLLVKGYELLDPTTGATRRRDDDAVAVWTYRNLLLDARCTDATDCTLSAWDPRGTAPLWTAFLPGVHSGLLADNPGLRGTRRLTATRIDDGVAGAETAPPLLGFPVDGRVHVVDTATGRVLQNVEPARDERLSVVGGRMLRIAARSQDGACYFAISARDPATGQEAWQRAGVNLRTADSAGCVQREDPQGARNVLIGVGPDGREAVIDGYDGRLLWVGEAGTKLIAVDDRVAVFRAADKRSVVARELGTDKVLWTRPASGKAGAALTPYAAVVADEKPSRLVAVDPRSGRELAALRTSANALAVGSQGMIVGEGREIGYVRFGAAGGSPTRPPGNGGNPAPGGTGPGGPNNGDCGPKGELCPGPEGGKDG
- a CDS encoding fumarate hydratase, which translates into the protein MSSAAAFSYAPLLPTGPDQTDYRLVTDEGVDVVHGPGGRRFLTVEPAALTALTAEAMHDIAHFLRPAHLAQLQAIIDDPAASPNDRFVALDLLRNANIAAGGVLPMCQDTGTAIVMGKRGRHVLTDGGDAEAISRGVYQAYTKLNLRYSQLAPLTMWDERNTGSNLPAQVELYAEDPDGHPDAYKFLFMAKGGGSANKSYLYQETKALLNPTRMMQFLEEKLRLIGTAACPPYHLAIVIGGTSAEYALKTAKYASAKYLDALPTSGSMSAHGFRDLELEAEVLELTRNFGIGAQFGGRYFCHDVRVVRLPRHGASCPVAIAVSCSADRQAVAKITPSGVWLERLETDPARFLPEVTDDSLDAEMVVRVDLNRPMGEIRAELSKYPVKTRLSLSGPLVVARDIAHAKIAERLDAGEPMPQYLRDHAVYYAGPAKTPEGYASGSFGPTTAGRMDAYVEKFQAAGGSQVMLAKGNRSGQVTRSCQQHGGFYLGSIGGPAARLAQDCIKHVEVLEYPELGMEAVWKIEVEDFPAFIVVDDKGNDFFAEVTKPVLTIGRR
- a CDS encoding AfsR/SARP family transcriptional regulator, with the translated sequence MRFGILGPLRVGGGESTVTAGRDRIVLAMLLLRFGRLVPVDELVDAVWEERPPATARAQLQTCVSRLRRRFTELGLAPELIVTDPAGYGIRTAPADLDAQVFARGVEAARAAVAAGRLAEAGTEFRAALALWRGPALGGIPSSSVRRRAQALDEQRLNALEECVDVELRLGRATELIGELAESVDRHPLRERLRGQLMLALSSVGRQADALAVYREGRRLYADELGIEPGAALQEMHQRVLAGDLALAGREARPVGPIRALPRAIGDFVGRQETVARLVKQIEEDGSRIQLVDGMPGSGKTALAVHVATALVDRYPDAQLFIDLHGHSERRPLTPATAAATLLRQLGVPPERLPENPDDRLAFWRTELAGLRALVVLDNAATADQVEPLLPNGSHCLVLVTSRHRLVGLDEGRPTSLPVLDPDEAIELLGRVAGVERVAAEPEAAAEVARRCGHLPLAIRLAGARLAHRPRWRVADLVERLVTGAGPLAELTAGERSVGQAFALSYAQVSPSAQRMFALLGLHPGGHLDVQVAAALADLPLADAQDVLDELVDAHLVEEAPPGRFRLHDLLRDYARLLLVPPERQAERRAAVDRLLDHHLSVALAIARSIEAAGSRPNLPVRTPGRPDLLGVPVARERAWFEENHPGLTALVRVAEEEDFPVECWQLARACWRLNFDGGHLDELIETHTIGLRVARRLGDEAAVATMLNYLSSAYFRLARFPEAIRTMEVALRLRRQLGLRSDVLTTLWNLGISYAANGDLRQAEAKFDEALGLVRVPADAHALTNLLNNLSYALIGAGRYDDALRLTRLHLQLARQTKDFRQINNAMGHLAMVRHRMGDLGPARRLLRTALYLKRRDGNRFGEGEVINEIAVLERNAGRPDHAAALHREALVAMVDAGDRVGQCASRNLLARAILEQGDVTSALDLHRRVLVDASGLGARYEQGRALEGIARCLRTTDPAAARAHLTRALSLYRQIDVPDRHEAERLLAELG